One genomic segment of Pseudomonas sp. RU47 includes these proteins:
- a CDS encoding Lrp/AsnC family transcriptional regulator, which yields MQKKISKRISLDETDLAILELLQEDASISNAELSERLSLSLTPCWRRRKRMEEAGVIKGYQANLDRRMLGLDIMAFVHIRFSTHADHAPDAFEAVIAQLPQVVACHKITGDADYVLQVLAEDLDSYSDFIEQVLRRQVGIASIQSSLALREVKTGSRIAIPKPGKD from the coding sequence GTGCAGAAAAAAATATCCAAACGCATCAGTCTCGACGAAACCGACCTGGCGATTCTTGAGTTGTTGCAGGAAGACGCCAGTATTTCCAACGCTGAACTCAGTGAGCGGCTGTCGCTGAGCCTTACGCCGTGCTGGCGACGGCGCAAGCGCATGGAGGAGGCCGGGGTCATCAAGGGCTATCAGGCCAACCTTGATCGGCGAATGCTCGGGCTGGATATCATGGCGTTCGTGCACATTCGTTTTTCCACCCATGCGGACCATGCCCCGGACGCTTTCGAGGCGGTGATTGCGCAATTGCCGCAGGTGGTGGCCTGTCACAAGATCACCGGCGATGCCGATTATGTGTTGCAGGTGCTGGCGGAGGATCTTGATAGCTACAGCGACTTCATCGAGCAGGTGCTCAGGCGTCAGGTGGGGATTGCCTCCATTCAGTCCAGCCTGGCGTTGCGCGAGGTCAAGACCGGTAGCCGGATTGCGATACCCAAACCGGGCAAGGATTAG
- a CDS encoding histone deacetylase family protein, producing MFTVFSDSHRLHHGTELKDGVLKPSFEQPSRADTVHNRVKQVGLGQIVEPRAFDRSCYINAHSERYVSFLETAWGEWCATGRTHDALPLVWPVRDLANEEVPTFIDGKLGFYAMDAGSPITATTWQAVKTSADIALTGLALLDEGHDSAFALCRPPGHHAAREYMGGYCYLNNAAIAAQQAITQGAKRVAVLDVDFHHGNGTQNIFYQRSDVMFVSLHGEPAVSYPYFSGYSHEVGAGVGEGYNLNYPLPKNTTWKSYRNALLHACKKLQQFAPEVLVISLGVDTFKDDPISHFLLESEDFIGIGELIASVGCPTLFVMEGGYMVDEIGINAVNVLHGFESKRS from the coding sequence ATGTTTACAGTTTTCAGTGATTCCCACCGTTTGCACCACGGCACCGAATTGAAGGACGGCGTGCTCAAACCGTCGTTCGAACAACCGAGTCGGGCCGACACCGTGCACAACCGGGTCAAACAGGTTGGCCTCGGGCAGATCGTCGAACCGCGCGCGTTTGACCGCTCGTGCTACATCAACGCGCACAGCGAGCGCTACGTCAGTTTTCTCGAAACTGCCTGGGGCGAATGGTGCGCCACCGGTCGCACTCACGACGCCTTGCCGCTGGTCTGGCCGGTGCGCGATCTGGCCAACGAAGAGGTGCCGACGTTCATCGACGGCAAGCTCGGCTTCTATGCCATGGACGCCGGCTCGCCCATTACCGCGACGACCTGGCAAGCGGTGAAAACCAGCGCCGACATCGCCCTCACCGGCCTGGCCCTGCTCGATGAAGGCCACGACAGCGCCTTCGCCCTGTGCCGCCCGCCCGGCCATCACGCCGCGCGGGAATACATGGGCGGTTATTGCTACCTCAACAACGCCGCCATTGCCGCGCAACAAGCCATCACCCAGGGCGCCAAACGTGTCGCGGTGCTCGACGTCGACTTCCACCACGGCAACGGCACGCAGAACATTTTTTACCAGCGCAGCGACGTCATGTTCGTCTCGCTGCACGGTGAACCCGCGGTGTCCTATCCGTACTTCTCGGGTTACAGCCACGAAGTCGGCGCGGGCGTCGGCGAGGGTTACAACCTCAACTATCCCCTGCCGAAAAACACCACCTGGAAGAGCTACCGCAACGCCCTGCTCCACGCCTGCAAAAAGCTCCAGCAGTTCGCGCCTGAAGTGCTGGTGATTTCCCTCGGTGTCGACACGTTCAAGGACGACCCCATCAGCCACTTTCTGCTGGAAAGCGAGGACTTCATCGGCATCGGCGAACTGATCGCCAGCGTCGGCTGCCCGACCCTGTTCGTCATGGAGGGCGGCTACATGGTCGATGAAATCGGCATCAATGCCGTCAACGTGCTGCACGGTTTCGAGAGCAAACGCAGCTGA
- a CDS encoding ornithine cyclodeaminase has product MTLFIDVDEAARLFTQVGIRRAIREMAGYIEADYARWAQFDKSPRTANHSADGVIELMPTDDGQQYSFKYVNGHPNNGQQNLLTVMAFGLLADVQSGYPTLLSELTLTTAVRTAATSALVAQSLARPGATSMALIGNGAQSEFQALAFHEMLGISEIRLFDIDHDASLKLKHNLAAFPDIEVILASAVKDAVKGADIVTTVTADKAYATILTPEMIEPGMHINAVGGDCPGKTELHADILRNARVIVEFEPQTRIEGDIQQLAADSPVIEFFRIVLGEVTGRENDAQVTVFDSVGFALEDFSSLRYLNDLAQAQQIGQRIHLVPTPANIKNLFQLLDPQPAKASRLRTVS; this is encoded by the coding sequence ATGACGCTTTTTATTGATGTCGATGAGGCTGCACGCCTGTTCACCCAAGTCGGTATCCGCCGCGCCATCCGCGAAATGGCCGGCTACATCGAAGCGGACTACGCACGCTGGGCGCAGTTTGATAAATCGCCGCGCACGGCCAATCACTCGGCGGACGGCGTGATCGAGCTGATGCCCACCGACGACGGCCAGCAGTACTCGTTCAAATACGTGAATGGCCACCCGAACAACGGCCAGCAGAATTTGCTCACGGTCATGGCTTTCGGTCTGCTGGCGGATGTGCAGAGTGGCTATCCGACCCTGCTCAGCGAACTGACCTTGACCACCGCCGTGCGCACCGCAGCCACCTCCGCGCTGGTGGCGCAATCGCTGGCTCGCCCGGGTGCGACCTCGATGGCCCTGATCGGCAACGGTGCGCAAAGTGAATTTCAGGCGCTGGCCTTTCACGAAATGTTAGGCATCAGTGAAATCCGCCTCTTCGATATCGATCACGATGCGTCCCTCAAGTTGAAGCACAACCTCGCGGCGTTCCCGGACATCGAAGTGATTCTGGCCAGCGCGGTGAAGGACGCGGTCAAGGGCGCGGACATCGTCACCACGGTCACCGCCGACAAAGCCTACGCAACGATTCTGACGCCGGAAATGATCGAGCCCGGCATGCACATCAATGCGGTCGGCGGTGACTGCCCGGGTAAAACCGAACTGCACGCCGACATCCTGCGCAACGCCCGGGTCATCGTCGAGTTCGAGCCGCAAACGCGCATTGAAGGCGATATTCAGCAACTGGCAGCCGATTCCCCAGTGATCGAGTTTTTCCGCATTGTGCTGGGCGAAGTCACCGGACGCGAAAACGATGCGCAGGTGACGGTGTTCGATTCGGTGGGTTTTGCCCTGGAAGACTTTTCCTCACTGCGCTACCTCAACGACCTGGCTCAGGCGCAGCAAATCGGCCAACGCATCCACCTGGTGCCGACGCCGGCCAACATCAAAAACCTCTTCCAATTGCTGGATCCGCAACCGGCCAAAGCCTCGCGTCTGCGCACCGTCAGTTGA